The sequence below is a genomic window from Cucumis melo cultivar AY chromosome 5, USDA_Cmelo_AY_1.0, whole genome shotgun sequence.
TGGCTCCCAAAATTTCCTTTCTGACCCAACCCAAGAGTGCATTCACTTACTCAGTTCCATAATTATTTTCACAGTTCATCCATCCATTTTCCTTCTCCTAACCCAACCTAGATGACCCAGTGTATTCCAAACAAAAGTGTTTTGGTCTTCTCAGCTCATGACCCACTCATTTTGACCCATAATCATCTCCAGACCCAGATTGGTTTTGAACTCCATCCAATATTAATACAACCTGTCATCTGGCCCGTATCTAAACCTACTGAAGAAATAAAACTCCAACCACTTGGACTTTCATCACACTCACAAAATGGacttttattcattttatgagaAATCTGCGTATTCTTCGACAACAAAGTTCTTTTTTACCACATTAGTTCTAGGATCGATTGGCAGGAATCACAAAATTGGGATATTATTGATGTTGAATGTTTTGAGATGCCTCCATTCGACGGGcctacttttttgtttttacctTCATTTTCGTTTTAAAACTCAAGGACAAGTTTTTTTGGGAGGGATAGAATGATGTAGTAGGAATAGGATATTATGGTCAAATCCGTAATCTACTAGGGTTgggattagtttcttttatttattaggattaggattagtttcttttatattttagttaggattagtttcttttattaattaggattaaGGATTAGTTTCGTTTATTAATTAGCATTAAGATTAGTTTGCTATAAACAAAGTACTTGTCTTCTTGTATTCACAACTTTTAAACATTAAGAAAGTTCTCTCGATTGGTTTACATCACTTAGCTTTTGATTTTGTCATAAATACCCCCATACTATTGAAGATAGTTGTCCCATTTATACATATTATCTTTGAACGAGGGAGGGACTATCAAACTCACAACGCCAAATAATATGGTCTAGGTCTCTTCCTCCACCTTCCGACAAAGAATACAACAGAAAGGACCAACCAGTGAGGGCAACTTCCTCTTGAGTTGATGCATCGTGTTAGCACAATGTTAGACCTCCAATAATACTTCAATACAGTagggaaataaaagaagttacACGTGTGAGTGGGCTGCGTTGTAATAGGCTGTATGTTGTTAGTTGGTCTATTAAATCAGTAGGTTGGTGGGAGTTTGTATAAATAGAAAAGTGTTTGGGCGGGAAAGGTAGTTAAGTTTTGTGAAGAGATTAGTTTGGCTTGTTACTTCTTGAGAGAGAAGAACAAGAGTGCCTTGGTTATTGAATTGAGTTTTACTCAATTCAATTACATTGTAACGATTCTATATTCATCAATAAAGCAAGAAATTCTGTTCTTCCGGATTGAGTTCTACCACACGACAATGTAAAAACTTAACAAGGAAAGAATCTCACTTTCCTGGGTATCTTAATCCTCCAAAGTCTAAAAAAACTGACAGATCTGGGGAAGAAGGATCAACCAAACTAAAAGAAAGACTTACACAAGAACTCTGGCTTATGGAAAAGAATACAACAAAAAGGACCAACTAGTGTGGGCAACTTCCTCTTGAGTTGATGGATCGTGTTAGCATGACCGTGTCAAACTTACCAAGGAAAGAACCTCACTTGGGGATTTTAATCCTCCAAAGTACCGAAAAAATTGGCAGATATAGGGGAGAGGCATCAACTAAACTACGAAAGAGGCTTATACAAGAGCCCTTCAAATTCCCGACATCATATTCTACATTTCTCCTCTTCTGATCAACATATCTTTTCATTTGATCTTGTGCCAACCGCAGATAATCTCTTAAGGCACCCAAGGCCATATCTCTATCTTTTAGCTGTTCATCCAAGGTAGCTTTTGTTGTTGTACCATCACCATAGTAAATCAAAGGGGGTGGTTGACGGCCATATACAACCTGAAAAGGTGTCATGCCTAAAGCCCTCTGGAAAGTGATTAGACCAATATTCAGCCCATGGTAACCACTTTACCCACTCTTTTGGTTTCTCACTGCAAAAACATCGCAAGTAGACTTCCACTCCACTGTTCACCACCTCTGATTGTCCATCTGACTACGGATGGTATGCTGAACTTCTATTCAGCTTTGTGCCCGCCAACCTAATCATCTCCTTCAAAAAATAACTGAGGAACACTTTGTCTCTATCCGATACAATGGACGCAGGAAAACCATGAAGCCTCACCACCTCCTTCACAAAGAATTTTGCTTAGTAGTGGGAATGAAAAGGTGGGATGGAGAGCAGAGGGGGGTATGAAGATTTTGGTGGAGGAGAAGACAGGTTGAATTCCTCCTTGCAGGGTAGGAAGGCAGATTTCCAGGTTCCATTGTTATTGTGTTTTCCAGCATTATCGTTCTTTAGTTTGAGTATTTGTTCTTGTTCTATTTTGGTTGTGAATGATCGTTTGGATAATTGTTTGGAGCTCAAGCTGTAAGTTTCCCTTTGTATTTGTTGAAAAGTTTAATAGAAGTTTAAGATACTATTTGGTATCTTAACATAAGACTTATGACAATGGAgatatttttttcttactttttttttaataaagtaataactataaatttcattgagaaaaaaatgaaagaatatatgAACATATAAAAAACCAAGTCCATTAGGGAGACTCCCTCTACAAGAAGGAATCCAACCATACAAAATCGTGTCTAAAGGATAATTACAAAAAACGTTCAAAGTCGAAGCCCAATGAGAAACATGAAAACGAGCAAGAGACCATTTTCTCTAGCATCCCTCTCAACCCTTCTAAACACTCTTCTATCCTCTCACCTCGCAACACCCAACTAATAGCACAAGCACAAGCACACCAAAGAAATCAGCCTCTTTCCCAAACTATGGATTGGACAGGATCCGTTCTATAGGTTGTACATTTGTGTCCTTGAGCTTTGAGGAGGAATTCCTCAATCATATCTCTAGCATCTTTGTGGTATATATCCCACGATCTTCTTCTTGTCTGGTCATATAAGAACTCTGGTTGACAAAATTTGAAGCTTATCTAAGTCAATGTATTAATCTTAGCATTTATTTAAGCTCAGGgtttaatttgataaaattaaaagttacaTATTTAATTGGATTCATTTAGCCAAGAATAGGTAATAAAAGTAGACCTTTCCTATTTGACTGTTGCAAAAAGTGGTCATTTGAGGACTTCCATAGACGGACATAGATGTCGAGCACTGGTTTTTTAGTAACTTCTATTCACCATAAGATAATTTCTTGGTATTAAGTTATGCATGCATCCATTTAGTTTTCTAGGGAAGTTGAATGTAGTCAAGCAGATCATTTGAATTTTAACCTTACTacctttacttgtctatttatttagtttttcatGGCATATTGTTCTCTCATTGAATTACTGCAAAAGCATCTTTAGAATGAAAGGTGTCTGTATTACATTGCATCCGAAGGAAAAGTGAGTTCTCCGTACTTTGAATGTTTGTTTACGGGATTGATAGATAGTTTAAAAGAATGGTGTTATCTGCTCCCCTTTGTTCCCATCTTTTCCATTCACTCAAAGGAGATGAGCGGGCTGACCACATGACACATTAAGATGAATCCGAGTATTACATTTAAAGGATGAGCGTCTCATGGTTTCTTCTATATTCCTTTGTCCATTTGGTTTGGGGATATGCTAAAGATGATGTCATGCTTTTCATTCGCCCATTGTTTCTTCCTATTTATGGTTGGTTTAATAAGTTTAGATTACTATTCTATATTTCTATCGTACACTATGAAGTTCACAATGAGGACATAAAGCATGTACAGCGCATTGGCCTGAAAATATAGTATATATTTTACTTACCTTTGCTATCTCTTTAGGGCgctgaaagaagaaaaatatgcAGCCCGGCGAGCAATATTGCCTGTGCTTCAAGCCGAGGAAGATGAAAGGTAAAATGAATGATTTTTTGTGTAGGCTGCCCTCAATCTTCGATGGCTTTAAAAAAGTTTTACATCATTTTCTTGTCTGTTCTCACTTTCCAGATTTGTCAAAGAGTGGAAGAGTTACCTCGAATATGAGGCTGAAGTTATGAAGGATGTGCCTGGTTGGAAAGTTGGTGAAAGTGTTTACAACTCTGGAAAATGGATGCCTCCAGCAACCGGTGAGCTACGACCCGAAGTCTGGTGATTTTGTTTCAAACAGACTCATTTGTGGTTGACATGTAGTTTGGTTTTGTATTCTTGCAACTTATCCTCATATGGGTTTCTTGATTTGCTGGTTCATGGCTCtccttaaaaaaataaaagcatGTCAAAATTTCTTCAAATGCTTTGCAAATACTACTGCTAAAATTGCCTTCTTTACTCGGCGAACAGCTCTTTCTACTCATGTATCTCACTAAAAAGTTCGGACTTGGAATTAGATATGAatttatcttctttctttttcacttaATTTATATGGTAGCAGTGGCTTTTTGAGAATGAAAGTGATTGTGGAaggttaaattataattaagttGCAGCAAATATTTACCTTGTTTGTggttattggaataattgttggaaaGTCGAATGGACTCTCTTGGAGTACACTAATTCTAATTGATAAGAGCAACATTGGAAGTTTAGTTCTTCTATTTTGATAATTGATTGGAAATTTTTCTATACTTCAATTCATAGTTATCACAAAAGTAACAATATTGAAGAATTATGTGGGTCTGTGAAATAAATGAACATTGAATTAATGTATAACTTGATGAGAAGTATAACTTTTACTATAGTAGTACTGTAACTTTTCCCTAAGTATAGTAACATATGCATCGGTGGTATCTTTCATGCACTCTTTTTCAATTGACGAGTGATTGATAGGTGAAAGTTCTAGTTTATTATCAAATTGCCAACTTAGACTACTAGTGAAAATACTTAGGATCCATGCCCGTCATACGTCTCGTTATTAAAACTTTTTTAGAATGACACTTTACAAACAATATTTCACAAATAATTAGactttttactttatttttaggCAATTTTAACATTGTGATACATTCTCTCTAGTCTGTCATGttaaaattttgtattattttgtaattaaaagttgaaaaaattTAAACCATATATAATGATGATTTAGGTACTTTATTTCTTTGACAATCATTGATTACACTCTATATCGTAATTAATTATGGATAgtcataatttatttattaactcTATGACATATATACCAAAAATTATGGAATATGACATGTTGATTATACTTGAGTTTTCTTTCTATTATTAgaatcccttttttttttttttttttttttgccatggTCCAACTACAATTTCAAGGttgttattaatatatatatatatatatatatatatatgtatatgtatatatatatatatattccatatttaaattttagtctcgttttcaaatttcaattgtGATGAACATTTCacttatttaatatttaattattatgtaaatttataacttttcctttttttacagatttaagattttgatttaaaattatCTCTAATTTCGGTGGGAGACAGAGAAATAAACAATTTTGGAAAATAACAAATTCAGCGAACATCACTTCTATAGTTACATCTTTtcgaaattttctttttgttttaaatgacCATAAATTAATGGAGTGTACTTGTTGACTTTTGGGCTTGCTTTTCATGTAGTATCGTAACGGGATTTGGAAAACAAACGTACTGTAAGCGACAAAACTGGGTGTCTACCGAAAATTAAGAAGAATGCTTACACACTCTTGGATTTAGACGTGTCACGGGGAGTTGTGTATTGTGTTTGCAGTTGAATGTAAAAATGTTAATGGAAAGTGTGCTAATGTAAAGTTGGAATTTAAATGaactaatttaaattaaaaagatcTATTCTAGTGATTTGGAATAATCCACCCATTTAACTGCGACAATAGACTTATCAAGGCATGCATGCAATGTTTGCCAATTTTAACTCTTAGCTCATATGCTCATGATGCCTCAAGTTACCTGCCTGATATTATGTTACTTTCTTAGTCAATCTAGATACTCAACTAATTCTAATTCGTACGAAAAATGTCCATATTAATCAAACAATTGCATTAAGTGAGTTAATCTAGCTAAGATTGATTATACAACTGACCTTATTTACTAATCAATTGGTTCTTGAAATTAGTTAATCATGCAATATGTTCATGAAAGAGTTATTCTAGATAACTTAGTTCAATTCACAACAAACATGCTTTAACTTGTGCCCTTGAGATAATGAAATAGAAAGAAAGATTATAATGGACATTAAGAAAATGAATGAAAATTGGTCAAAGACTCAAACATTCAATGCGAACAAtacaaaatcataaaaaataacattaaagaagacaaaactaactaaataacaTTCAATGTGTACCAAATACACGTGTGTTGTTAAcgatatattttttatatttttgaaattgtttattcaataagtttatgaatttttaAGTGTGTCTATTTGGTTTTATAACTTTAAAATGTGTTTAACCTAGCAACAAATGGAAtggaaaatttttatttgagccCAAATTCAAACTGAGGACCACTGTACTAGCATGAACCACCTACACCACCCAAACCTTGATATTAAATATTTACGAttcataacaaaattaaattaatagttaaaaaaaccaataaaaaaagAATGTCTAAGCGAAAGTCCAAACAAGGGACCTCTATTCTATGACACACTAGAATGATAACCAACTAACTACACCATCCAAACCTTCTTATTATAAATCACAGTTTGTAATAAAATTGACAGAATGAATTAGTAGTTTTTGCATGACGTATaggtatttatttatttatttattttattattatttcttcttgtcttttattCTTCTTCAAAACTCAATCAAAAAAAATGTCTGAGCCCGGGTTCGAACCGGGGACCTCTAGTGTGTGAGACTAGCGTGATAACCAACTACACCACCCAGACATTATTGATATGCCTCGTACGGAAAACATATATGTTTGCAAATAAAAAATACTTTGTTCTTTTCGACATATAATTGAGAAATACCTTTTGAAAgcatatttaaattaatacttatctctctctccttttttttttttttttttttttttttttatgtaaaacTAGACGCAAAACGAGGACAGAAAAAAGCGATACCAACAAAATATAAGGTAATATGATATATAAaactataatataataaataaaattaaaaaaaaatactaaatataaatgggtttttaaaaaataaaacaaaatgcaaaaatatttacacaatatataataattaataaaaaaaaaaaaaaagactcacACAAGCTCTTAACGTAAAATAACAAAGATACCTCGTAATTAATCGACAACATACACGTGCCAAAAGTTTCTAAttagaacgatcgtttgaatcTATCAGTAGACAATGATAGTGGTCTATCTCTATCTACCTTGAATAGACAACTAATAGTTTAGATCTTTAGTACACGACCTTGTTACATGATCttgtacaaaatctaaacgatctggTACATTgatattgatacacgatctttaCCAGATATAAATGATCTTAGTACATGATTTTATACCAAaatttagatattggtacaaggtttagatttggtacaaaattatttaaatctATCGTTTATCTATTTGGGCTAGATAGTAGTATATCTCTATCTATCTGGGATAGACtattgattgtttagattttggtatTCGATCatgtaatgaaaaaaaaaaaaacaaagagatGAGAGATGATGATGAAAGAAATTCTaaaagaggaaatgaagaaatcgcgaacaaaaataattaggaatatgaagaagaagaaagtaataatatgaagaataTGTGCAAGAATTCAATACTCGTCTCAGtcaaaatttatgaaaaaataatagtggcttcatgtgtttttttttttatacgaaccgtaaatatttttgcatTTTGTTGTAGAGTAAATTAACCAACATAAATTATAGGAgcaattaatatttaattttctcCCGTTATACAGACAGTAAATATCTTTACGTTTTGTGCTTTGGGGTCTGGTGCTTCGTCCCTTCCTTAGTTGTGCTTCATCCCTTGCTTAGTTGTGCTTCGTTTGGTGATTGGTCGCAGTGCCTATCCGGCAGTCCATCTCATTCACAAATTTGTTTGATTCTTCATCCTCTCATTGTAAAAGCTTACACAACTagttgtttaaaattaaaaattgactGTCAATAAGTTCCATAGTTGGAGGAGGACAGCTAATGTTTCTATTCGAACAAATGGGGCTGATTCTTGTACTATTTTATCAGACTCAACAGTCGGTCCCTAATTAGTGTGATCTCGGCATTTGGGATGCCTGAATATTCCTTTAAGTACGTCTTCTTATGAAACTCATCTATGCTATTTACTTTGTGTAGGGTCCTGTCATTTTGCTTCCTTGATATTTAGATTCAGCTGGATAAACCATTCGATATGGGGAGAAAAGATGATCCATTATCTTAGAAATTGACAATTGCAAATTGTGATAGttgttttaaaatcttttagatttatGTATGTCTATACTTTCTACGGGCTCTGGTTGCTAAAACAGTTCCAAGACTTTACATCTTTAGATTTTCATGGTCTCTAATGATTAgtagtaaaaaaaattcaattttgaattctTGTTTCCTTCACCTCCCTTAATACATTTATACTGTATTACATTCTTAGTTCATGCCTATGGCACTAAGATTACTATTGACCGAGAAAGAAGGAAGATGCCATTGTTATAATCAAATTTGTTATACACTCTGTTCTCCCATCCAAAATTAcaattaataaataatactacaatatatatataatggtaTTTTAACTTCGCTCATTTATTCAGATTTATTTTGGCTACATACCTATTGGCTTTACACCGTTAAATTAACTTGTTGATTTAAAATTCATCTACACTTATTTAAAAGATAGTTTGTATCTCCATGTCTCTTGTTCTTCTTGTCAAGCTCTATCCTCTATTTTGATGCAGGGAGTGCGTTGTGTTTCCTGTATTTTATGATGGAAAATTGGGAATAGTTAGAGCTTGCTaaaaagtttattatatttttttcttggGGCTCAACTTTGTAATGTCAAGTTGCTTTCATCTGTCCTGATGTGTGCTGTGGGTATGTGCTCTAAAGGATCAATTCATTCAGCTGTGCTTTTCtaaacattatattatattgaAAAATGAAAGGGATGTTAGCCGTTAGCATTTTGTTTGATTTCCTTAAACTTCTAgtaaattttttatttggttCTGGTAGCTTTCTGATGTATATTTATTAGTGAACTTCTTGTGTACTATATGACATATAACCCTTTTTTGAGTTGATCAGGTACGTTTAAACTTATGCTTTAGTTCACAGGGGATTATCCAAATAAGCCACCAACAGTTCGCTTTGTGTCTAGAATGTTTCACCCTAACAGTAAGTTCGCAGCCTCCAATAATGTGTCCTTAACAAATTACAAATACTTTATGCTTTCTTTCATTCTTGATCAATTTGAGGGCTTTTTGTAATTTTCATTGGTACAATGTCTACATGTCCTTAGTTTTTTGTCTTTACAGAAAAATGTGTTGcaaattgaaaaataacaaCGTCAAACAAGCGTTGACATATAAACCTTTATTAAACAAAAACAATGTCATCAAatcacatttcttgacaagaaTTATGTGTAACGAAATGTTTAAAGATGACAATaaattggtgtcgagttatagataaatGTGACACATTTAAATCGTTATGAatgtattaatgacaatatattcgtgtcgagtaataaataacggtgacacatttaaagcgtcaatgtaagagtattaatgacaatatattggtattaaggtatagataatggtgacacatttaaagtctcaatataagggtattgatgacaatatactGGTGTTAAGTTATTAATACCTTTACCATGACATATTTATCGCGTCATGGTAAAGGTATTGATGACACAATTATGGTGTCATTTAAGCATATTTAACAACACGTTTTTTGAAGTGTTGTTAAATAGTCTGTCTTGACAGGGTCTTCAATGACACAAAAATTATGTCGTTGAAACTCTTTATGATGCCAATTTTTCGTCGTAAAACTAAATTTCTACTAGTGTTTGTTGCTACTTGCCTGCCTCGTCTTGGCCTTACTCATGGTGCGATGACACCTATTGCACACCAATATGTTTAGTCATCCATACTTTCATATGACTCTAAATGCATGATTCTAAGACCATTTCCCCAAGAACTTATGCTTTAATACCAATTGTGACGTCCCGTCCCACTGGTCCCTTCATGCGACTAGAAGGAGGCGTGCTGCCTAGACACTCAGCGTGTATCTCTTCACAAGATGACAAATCAAACGTCTAGTACGCGGATTAGATGAACGTCAAAATTTAATGCGAAAGGGTTCAATTGCAAAACACAAGGATTTCATTGATAATGGATCAAAAATACATTAAACATGAATACAATCCCTCTCAATTTCAAAACACATGGTTAATAAAATAACAACCTCGACTCTTTTCTCCTAACTCTACATGCTATTTGATTCGACAGTGGCCACATCAGACAATCAAGGTGGCAAGTTCGATGCGGGATGTTCTTTGCTACTTGGACAGGGggtaaaacaaaacatttgaaaggaTAGACGAAGAACATCTAGTGAATGGGGATTCTTTATAAACATCTTTACAACTCAAATTTTATCTCAAtgcattaaaattatttttagagCATGCGTATAAAAATCTTGCGTCTCAATAGATAATGTGTTGGGTTAAAAGAATTTCTGCCAATAGGTCCTTCAATAACACAATTCAAATTCCTTTTAAAATCAAGTTTAAGGCTCATATCCTATGGAAGCGCATTAGTTCTCACATCTGCTTTATTACAACGCAGAATTATTCTGCACATTGATTATATCTTTGTACCATTTCCTTGGTTCAagcgtttaccacactcttttgtcAAGTTGCAACTATGTAGAGAGGTCTCAACGCAATTAGCAAGTTTCCACCAATTCCAGTCTACATAATGCATCTTCCAATGTTAGAACACACAGCAGACAAAGAGCATCCTATACTAGATCACATAGCAAGCATTGGGCATTCTATTCTAAAACACATAGCAAGAATAGAGCATGTAGAAATGATGACTCCTGACCGACGGCAAAGGTGGTCCAATCACAAAGTGCCACGTGTTTCTGCCAAATTCTTATCCTAGATTCGAATTGGGCAACGAGGTCAAATAAATTGACCTATTAATGTAAGGGGACTATGCCACCATCTTCAGGTGAAGTGAGCAAAATGCATAACAGTTCGTCGGATCACACTTTCCAAAAAAACCCTCTTGTTTATCGCGTAGATTGCGTCTGTCGCATAGACTCTTACCACGTAAAGGGTGGATCACAATCAGAGTCTCACATGCACTCGACCGAGAGAGATTGAGATAAATCCTTCAAagagtttttttaaatttgggaaGAATCTCAAGGTCGATCTTGACCGAGATAGACCtcgaaaaaaacaaaattatgagtTTTCTAAAATTGTGGTACTTTTGAAATACAAACCTCTCTAAATATAATCAActatattttttctattttacttttttaaatggtgagaaaattttatttcataaattttaatctaggtttaaattctattttggtTCCTAAACTTTGTGTCTTGTTCTATTTTGGTCCTCAAACTTTTAAAAACGCCTATTTTAGTCCCTGAACTTAAAAAAAAGCTTACTTTGGTTCATGTCATTAGGATTCCATTAACTCTTAACGGGATGATAATGTGACTTCTATATTTAGATGAGTAGGCTTTAAATTCATCATATTACGACTCAAATTGATAAATAACCAAGAAATCTTGCTACTTTATTCTATAAATCTTTTATGTAATCAATACAGAAACATAATCAACACactatatttttcaaataaacccaaaaattaattttgttattttttttttccaaaactcAAATCTCTCTCACATCTCTTCCTGGCTCCCTACCcttttactattttctttttccaaattgGAATCTTTAAGCAAATAGAAGAAAACCTTTAAACAAATAGAAGAAAATtgagtaaataaaaaaaaatagaactgACAATCTGACATATTGGTGTTAACATCTATTACAaggtaaaataaataaaaataaataaataaatacaactCATGTACAAAATAAACTCTACCAAATTAAAATCTTGAAACAAATTATAAGAACATTGAGTAGAACTAACAAATTAGTGTTAACATCCATGGCAAGGTAAAttaaaattgcaaaaaaaatatttccacAATGAACCACAATCCCCCaccaaggaaaaaagaagaaaaaaaaaggaagaaaaaagaattggGAGGAAGAGAAAAACTACCTCATAAAATATTCCAAACTTGGAGCACTAAAAAAATTGTGTGGATGAATTTGCTTCTAGCATGAGTTAAGAAGGTGGGGTAGAATGTCTAATCCATCAAAATGGTGATAAAACTAAAACTTGAAGCCAAAGTGACTTTTTGAGTTCTCCAAAAATCGAACTACACGTAAAACTAAAATATgttcttttttaaaagtttagagactataaaaatgttattaaaagttTAGAGACTAAAATAGAACAAGCAAAATTTAAGGaccaaaataagatttaaatagcctataatttaaataaaaaataattattatgtaTGAACTCTCTATCTTTACTTTATTAAAAAGCATTGTGTAGGGAGAATCTTTACCTGCATCTTTtgcacatatatatatttcttttatgaATTTTCA
It includes:
- the LOC103499471 gene encoding NADH dehydrogenase [ubiquinone] 1 alpha subcomplex subunit 13-B; amino-acid sequence: MTEAAIRKKPGMASVKDMPILQDGPPPGGFHPVRYARRIPTKGPSAMAIFLTAFGAFSWGMYQVGKGNKIRRALKEEKYAARRAILPVLQAEEDERFVKEWKSYLEYEAEVMKDVPGWKVGESVYNSGKWMPPATGELRPEVW